A genomic region of Luteibacter aegosomatissinici contains the following coding sequences:
- the rpmD gene encoding 50S ribosomal protein L30 yields the protein MAKNNETAGTVRVRLVKGLRGVQGRHRLSVKALGLNKLNDVRELKDSPQVRGLINTVYYLVRVEE from the coding sequence ATGGCTAAGAACAACGAAACCGCCGGCACCGTCCGCGTGCGCCTGGTCAAGGGCCTCCGCGGTGTGCAGGGTCGTCATCGTCTGAGCGTGAAGGCCCTGGGCCTCAACAAGCTCAACGATGTGCGCGAACTGAAGGATTCCCCGCAGGTCCGTGGCCTTATCAACACGGTCTACTACCTGGTTCGGGTCGAGGAGTAA
- the rplQ gene encoding 50S ribosomal protein L17 has protein sequence MRHQKSGRKLNRTSSHREAMFKNMAASLIKHELIRTTLPKAKELRRVAEPLITLAKTDGVANRRLAFSRLRDKQAVGKLFVELGPRYRERPGGYLRILKCGFRPGDNAPMAYVELVDRPATSEAVDAE, from the coding sequence ATGCGCCACCAGAAATCCGGTCGCAAGCTCAACCGCACGAGCAGCCACCGCGAAGCCATGTTCAAGAACATGGCCGCGTCGCTGATCAAGCACGAGCTGATCCGCACCACCCTGCCGAAGGCCAAGGAACTCCGTCGCGTCGCCGAGCCGCTCATCACGCTCGCGAAGACCGATGGCGTTGCCAACCGCCGCCTCGCTTTCTCGCGCCTGCGCGACAAGCAGGCCGTGGGCAAGCTGTTCGTCGAGCTCGGCCCGCGTTACCGCGAGCGTCCCGGCGGCTACCTGCGCATCCTCAAGTGCGGCTTCCGCCCGGGCGACAACGCCCCGATGGCGTACGTCGAGCTGGTCGATCGCCCGGCGACGTCCGAAGCGGTCGACGCCGAGTAA
- a CDS encoding class II 3-deoxy-7-phosphoheptulonate synthase: MPHSLKAVPPPTANWAPGTWRSRTALQQPTYENQDELNASLAQLGQLPPLVTSWEINTLKQRIAEAQEGERFLLQGGDCAESFADCTSPIISNRLKVLLQMSLVLVHGLKKPVLRVGRFAGQYAKPRSADSETRDGVTLPAFRGDLVNSPEFTPEARRADPQRLIKAHARSAMTMNFVRALIDGGFADLHHPEYWDLAWVEHSPLAAEYKRMVASIGDSLRFMETLAGQSISSYSRVDFYTSHEALLLHYEEALTRQVPRQDGWFNLSTHFPWIGMRTAALDGAHTEYFRGIRNPIAVKVGPTVQPDDLLRLIDVLNPNDEPGRLTLIHRMGNDKIATQLQPLLEAVKRDGRRVLWVADPMHGNTESTSNGYKTRRFANIAGELDQAFDIHAAAGTRLGGVHLELTGENVTECLGGARGLVEQDLDRAYKSMVDPRLNYEQSLELAMLIVRKSGGMV; the protein is encoded by the coding sequence ATGCCGCACTCCCTCAAAGCCGTTCCTCCCCCGACCGCCAACTGGGCGCCGGGCACCTGGCGTTCGCGGACCGCGTTGCAGCAGCCCACGTATGAGAACCAGGACGAACTGAACGCGTCGCTCGCCCAGTTGGGCCAGTTGCCACCGCTCGTCACGTCCTGGGAGATCAACACGCTCAAGCAGCGCATCGCTGAAGCCCAGGAGGGCGAGCGCTTCCTCCTCCAGGGTGGCGATTGCGCCGAGAGCTTCGCTGACTGCACCAGCCCGATCATTTCGAACCGGCTGAAGGTCCTGCTGCAGATGAGCCTCGTGCTCGTGCACGGCCTGAAGAAGCCCGTGCTGCGCGTGGGTCGCTTTGCTGGCCAGTACGCCAAGCCGCGCTCGGCGGATTCGGAAACCCGCGATGGCGTCACGCTGCCCGCGTTCCGAGGCGATCTGGTCAACAGCCCCGAGTTCACCCCCGAAGCGCGTCGCGCGGATCCGCAGCGCCTGATCAAGGCGCACGCACGCTCGGCGATGACCATGAATTTCGTCCGTGCGCTGATCGATGGCGGGTTTGCCGACCTGCATCATCCGGAGTACTGGGACCTGGCATGGGTGGAGCATTCGCCGCTCGCGGCCGAGTACAAGCGCATGGTGGCCAGCATTGGCGATTCGCTGCGCTTCATGGAGACGCTGGCCGGCCAGTCGATCTCCAGCTACTCGCGCGTGGATTTCTACACGTCGCACGAAGCGCTGCTGCTGCACTACGAAGAGGCGCTGACGCGTCAGGTGCCGCGCCAGGATGGCTGGTTCAACCTGTCCACGCACTTCCCGTGGATCGGCATGCGCACGGCGGCACTGGATGGCGCGCACACCGAATACTTCCGCGGCATCCGCAACCCGATTGCGGTGAAGGTCGGCCCGACGGTGCAACCGGATGACCTGCTGCGCCTGATCGACGTGCTCAACCCGAACGACGAGCCGGGCCGCCTGACCCTGATCCACCGCATGGGCAACGACAAGATCGCGACGCAGCTGCAGCCGTTGCTGGAGGCAGTGAAGCGCGATGGCCGCCGCGTGCTATGGGTAGCCGACCCGATGCACGGCAACACCGAGAGCACGAGCAACGGTTACAAGACTCGCCGTTTCGCGAATATCGCGGGCGAGTTGGATCAGGCGTTCGATATCCACGCGGCGGCCGGTACACGCCTTGGCGGTGTGCACCTGGAGCTGACGGGCGAGAACGTGACCGAGTGCCTGGGTGGCGCGCGTGGCCTGGTGGAGCAGGATCTCGATCGCGCGTACAAGTCGATGGTGGACCCACGCCTGAACTACGAGCAGTCGCTGGAACTGGCGATGCTGATCGTGAGGAAATCAGGCGGCATGGTGTGA
- the secY gene encoding preprotein translocase subunit SecY produces MAGAQGNTLGSLGKLTELRQRIFFLIGALIVFRLGSFIPVPGVNPEAMTSLVEGGGGLLNMVNMFSGGSLSRFSVFALGVVPYISASIVIQMMGSVIPSLMALRKEGESGRRKMTTYTRFGTVGLAAFQAFGIAINLQGQTGAHGPVVYMPGAGFIMASVVGLTAGTMFLMWLGEQITERGIGNGISMLIFAGIVAGLPAAVVHTLSMADNGQLTVLKLLMVVVVILGVTAFVVFMERAQRRITVNYAKQGNQRQFQRQTSHLPLKINMAGVIPPIFASSLLLFPATAANMFGSAHQMRWLQWLTTALTPGEPVYDIVFAVLVIGFAFFYTAIVFNSQETADNLKRSGALIPGIRPGRATADYIDGVMTRLTGVGALYIVLVCLVPSFMQSAWQVPFYFGGTSLLIVVVVVMDFTAQVQAHLVSHQYESLLKKSNLRRG; encoded by the coding sequence GTGGCTGGAGCGCAGGGCAATACGCTCGGCTCGCTGGGCAAACTGACGGAACTGCGTCAGCGCATCTTTTTCCTGATTGGTGCGTTGATCGTCTTCCGCCTCGGTTCGTTCATTCCCGTTCCGGGCGTGAACCCCGAGGCGATGACGAGCCTGGTTGAGGGCGGCGGCGGCCTGCTGAACATGGTCAACATGTTCTCGGGTGGTTCGCTGTCCCGCTTCTCGGTATTCGCGCTGGGCGTGGTGCCCTACATTTCGGCGTCGATCGTGATCCAGATGATGGGTTCGGTCATTCCGTCGCTGATGGCACTGCGCAAGGAAGGCGAGTCGGGTCGCCGGAAGATGACCACGTATACCCGTTTCGGCACGGTGGGCCTCGCAGCCTTCCAGGCCTTCGGTATCGCGATCAACCTCCAGGGACAGACGGGTGCCCATGGTCCGGTGGTGTACATGCCGGGCGCGGGCTTCATCATGGCATCGGTGGTTGGCCTCACGGCGGGCACCATGTTCCTGATGTGGCTGGGTGAGCAGATCACCGAGCGCGGCATCGGCAACGGCATTTCCATGCTGATCTTCGCCGGTATCGTGGCTGGCCTGCCCGCAGCGGTGGTGCACACGCTCTCGATGGCCGACAACGGCCAGCTGACGGTGCTGAAGCTGCTGATGGTCGTGGTGGTGATCCTGGGTGTCACGGCGTTCGTGGTGTTCATGGAGCGTGCGCAGCGTCGCATCACCGTGAACTACGCGAAGCAGGGCAACCAGCGTCAGTTCCAGCGCCAGACCTCGCACCTGCCGCTCAAGATCAACATGGCGGGCGTCATTCCGCCGATCTTTGCGAGCAGCCTGCTGTTGTTCCCGGCGACCGCGGCCAACATGTTCGGCTCGGCCCACCAGATGCGTTGGCTCCAGTGGCTCACCACTGCGCTGACCCCGGGTGAGCCGGTTTACGACATCGTTTTCGCGGTCCTGGTCATCGGCTTCGCCTTCTTCTATACGGCGATCGTGTTCAACTCGCAGGAAACGGCCGATAACCTCAAGCGTTCGGGCGCACTGATTCCGGGCATCCGTCCGGGTCGGGCCACGGCGGACTACATCGATGGCGTCATGACTCGTCTTACGGGTGTTGGCGCGCTCTACATCGTCCTGGTCTGCCTGGTGCCGTCGTTCATGCAGAGCGCCTGGCAAGTCCCGTTCTATTTCGGCGGCACTTCGCTGCTGATCGTGGTGGTGGTGGTGATGGACTTTACGGCTCAGGTCCAGGCCCATCTTGTGAGCCACCAGTACGAGAGTCTGCTTAAAAAGTCTAATCTCCGCCGCGGCTGA
- the rpsE gene encoding 30S ribosomal protein S5 produces MSSTDRENSDGMLEKLIAVNRVAKTVKGGRQMSFTALTVVGDGEGRVGFGYGKAREVPVAISKAMERARRNMVSIELNNGTLWYAVKANHGAARVFMQPASQGTGVIAGGAMRAVLEVVGVKDVLAKAVGSRNPINLVRATIKGLQAVASPKRIAAKRGKTIEEVLGNG; encoded by the coding sequence ATGTCCTCGACAGATCGCGAAAATTCGGACGGCATGCTGGAAAAGCTGATCGCCGTCAACCGCGTGGCCAAGACCGTCAAGGGTGGCCGCCAGATGAGCTTCACCGCACTGACCGTGGTCGGTGATGGCGAAGGTCGCGTCGGTTTTGGTTATGGCAAGGCCCGTGAAGTGCCGGTTGCCATCTCCAAGGCCATGGAGCGCGCCCGCCGCAACATGGTGAGCATTGAACTGAACAATGGCACGCTGTGGTACGCCGTGAAGGCTAACCATGGTGCGGCCCGCGTCTTCATGCAGCCCGCTTCCCAGGGTACCGGCGTCATCGCCGGCGGCGCCATGCGCGCTGTCCTCGAAGTGGTCGGCGTGAAGGACGTGCTGGCCAAGGCCGTCGGCTCGCGCAACCCGATCAACCTCGTCCGCGCGACGATCAAGGGTCTGCAGGCCGTCGCCTCGCCGAAGCGTATCGCCGCCAAGCGTGGCAAGACGATCGAAGAGGTGCTGGGCAATGGCTAA
- the rplE gene encoding 50S ribosomal protein L5: protein MTRLETFYKESVMQKLTERFGYQNVMQVPRITKITLNMGVGEAAGNKKILENAVADMAKISGQKPVTTKARVSVASFKIRDGWPIGCKVTLRRAQMWEFLDRLINVSLPRTRDFRGVSGRAFDGRGNYNFGIKEQIIFPEIDFDQVDALRGMDISITTTAKSDEEAKALLEAFSFPFRN, encoded by the coding sequence ATGACCCGTCTTGAAACGTTTTACAAAGAGTCGGTAATGCAGAAGCTCACTGAGCGCTTCGGTTACCAGAATGTCATGCAGGTCCCGCGCATCACGAAGATCACGCTCAACATGGGCGTCGGCGAAGCCGCCGGTAACAAGAAGATCCTCGAGAATGCCGTGGCCGACATGGCCAAGATCTCCGGCCAGAAGCCGGTCACCACGAAGGCTCGCGTCTCCGTCGCATCGTTCAAGATCCGCGACGGCTGGCCGATCGGTTGCAAGGTCACCCTGCGCCGTGCCCAGATGTGGGAGTTCCTGGATCGCCTGATCAACGTCTCGCTGCCGCGTACCCGCGACTTCCGTGGCGTGTCGGGCCGTGCATTCGATGGCCGTGGTAACTACAACTTCGGCATCAAGGAACAGATCATCTTCCCGGAAATCGACTTCGACCAGGTCGACGCGCTGCGCGGTATGGATATCTCCATCACCACCACTGCGAAGTCCGACGAAGAAGCCAAGGCACTGCTGGAAGCCTTCAGCTTCCCGTTCCGCAACTGA
- the rpsD gene encoding 30S ribosomal protein S4, translated as MARYRGATCKLARREGADLGLKSPARALDSKCKLENKPGQHGANKRARLSDYAVQLREKQKVKRIYGVLERQFSNYYTKASTQKGNTGENLLRLLESRLDNVVYRMGFAVTRAQARQLVAHKSVTVNGKKVNVPSYHVRPGDEVSLTEKARTQLRVQEAATIYDTMDLRPSWVEVDSKKFAGTFKAVPDRGDLPADINEALIVELYSK; from the coding sequence ATGGCCCGTTATCGTGGAGCTACCTGCAAACTTGCGCGTCGTGAAGGTGCCGACCTCGGTCTGAAGAGCCCGGCCCGCGCGCTTGATTCCAAGTGCAAGCTCGAAAACAAGCCCGGTCAGCATGGCGCCAACAAGCGCGCCCGTCTGTCCGACTACGCAGTGCAGCTGCGTGAGAAGCAGAAGGTCAAGCGCATCTACGGCGTGCTTGAGCGTCAGTTCAGCAACTACTACACCAAGGCTTCGACCCAGAAGGGCAACACGGGTGAAAACCTGCTTCGCCTCCTGGAAAGCCGTCTCGACAACGTCGTCTATCGCATGGGTTTCGCGGTCACCCGCGCCCAGGCCCGCCAGCTCGTCGCCCATAAGTCGGTGACGGTCAACGGCAAGAAGGTCAACGTTCCCTCGTACCACGTCCGTCCGGGCGACGAGGTTTCGCTGACCGAAAAGGCCCGCACCCAGCTGCGTGTGCAGGAAGCGGCGACGATCTACGACACGATGGATCTCCGTCCGTCGTGGGTCGAGGTCGACAGCAAGAAGTTCGCAGGCACGTTCAAGGCCGTCCCGGATCGTGGTGATCTGCCGGCCGATATCAACGAAGCCCTGATCGTCGAGCTTTACTCGAAGTAA
- the rpsN gene encoding 30S ribosomal protein S14: MAKTSMIERDLKRSKLAKKYAAKRAELKAIVLSATASYDEKMEAQTKLQKLPRDASPSRQRNRCALTGRPRGVYSKFGLGRNKLREATMRGDVPGLRKASW, encoded by the coding sequence ATGGCTAAGACCTCGATGATCGAGCGCGACCTCAAGCGCTCCAAGCTCGCCAAGAAGTACGCCGCCAAGCGCGCCGAACTGAAGGCGATCGTCCTGAGCGCCACCGCCTCGTATGACGAGAAGATGGAAGCCCAGACCAAGCTGCAGAAGCTGCCGCGTGACGCTTCGCCGTCGCGTCAGCGCAACCGCTGCGCCCTGACCGGTCGTCCCCGTGGCGTGTACAGCAAGTTCGGCCTCGGCCGCAACAAGCTGCGCGAAGCCACCATGCGTGGTGACGTCCCGGGCCTGCGCAAGGCCAGCTGGTAA
- the rplO gene encoding 50S ribosomal protein L15, with the protein MRLNDIKPGKGARKTRTRVARGIGSGLGKTAGRGHKGQHARAGNTHRVGFEGGQMPLQRRLPKVGFRSLKKADTEQVMLYQLASVQADTIDPIALHAAGLVTSRAKKIKIVLKGEISRAIKLQGVLVTAGAKAAIEAAGGSVE; encoded by the coding sequence ATGCGTCTTAACGACATCAAGCCCGGCAAGGGCGCCCGCAAGACCCGCACCCGCGTCGCCCGCGGTATCGGTTCCGGCCTCGGCAAGACCGCCGGCCGCGGCCACAAGGGTCAGCACGCCCGCGCTGGTAACACCCATCGCGTTGGTTTCGAAGGCGGCCAGATGCCGCTGCAGCGCCGCCTGCCGAAGGTGGGTTTCCGCTCGCTGAAGAAGGCGGACACCGAGCAGGTCATGCTGTACCAGCTGGCGTCGGTCCAGGCCGACACCATCGATCCGATCGCTCTGCACGCTGCCGGTCTCGTCACCAGCCGCGCCAAGAAGATCAAGATCGTGCTGAAGGGCGAGATCAGCCGCGCCATCAAGCTGCAGGGTGTGCTCGTGACGGCCGGTGCCAAGGCCGCCATCGAAGCCGCCGGCGGCAGCGTGGAGTAA
- the rplR gene encoding 50S ribosomal protein L18 produces the protein MNKNESRLRRAKSTRAHIRELAVARLSVHRTGQHIYAQVFAPNGTVVAAASTVQKSVAEGLKSKKNVEAATTVGRIVAERAKAAGIEAVAFDRSGFRYHGRIKALAEAAREAGLKF, from the coding sequence ATGAACAAGAACGAATCCCGCCTGCGCCGCGCCAAGTCGACCCGCGCCCACATCCGTGAGCTCGCTGTCGCCCGCCTGAGCGTGCACCGCACCGGTCAGCACATTTACGCCCAGGTCTTTGCACCGAACGGTACCGTCGTGGCTGCTGCCTCGACCGTGCAGAAGTCGGTTGCCGAAGGCCTCAAGAGCAAGAAGAACGTCGAAGCCGCTACCACGGTTGGCCGCATCGTTGCCGAGCGCGCCAAGGCCGCCGGTATCGAAGCCGTCGCGTTCGATCGCTCGGGTTTCCGTTACCACGGTCGCATCAAGGCTCTCGCCGAAGCGGCTCGTGAGGCCGGCCTGAAGTTCTAA
- a CDS encoding DNA-directed RNA polymerase subunit alpha: MAVSSTSVLRPRGLSVEQLGANRAKVVVEPLERGFGHTLGNALRRVLLSSIPGSAIVEVEIDGVLHEYTTLEGLQEDVIEVLLNLKDVAIRQHSGDEVTLTLSKKGKGVVTAGDIAVDHTVEIVNPDHVICHLTKDVALNMRLKVRKGVGYQPASARQHPDDETRPIGRLQLDASFAPVLRVAYEVDAARVEQRTNLDKLVLDIETNGTIGAEDAVRKAAEIINDQLSVFGDFSRRESDSTKAEKGGFDPLLLRPIDDLELTVRSANCLKAESIYYIGDLVQKTEVELLKTPNLGKKSLTEIKDVLGGRGLALGMKLENWPPPGLSHGMQLG, translated from the coding sequence ATGGCAGTATCGTCAACTAGTGTGCTGCGGCCTCGTGGCCTCAGCGTCGAGCAGCTTGGCGCCAACCGCGCTAAGGTAGTGGTAGAGCCGCTCGAGCGTGGTTTTGGCCACACCCTGGGCAACGCGCTGCGCCGCGTGCTGCTCTCTTCGATTCCGGGCAGCGCCATCGTCGAAGTCGAAATCGACGGCGTGCTGCACGAGTACACCACCCTGGAAGGCCTTCAGGAAGATGTCATTGAGGTTCTCCTGAACCTCAAGGACGTCGCCATTCGCCAGCACAGCGGTGACGAAGTCACCCTGACGCTCTCGAAGAAGGGCAAGGGCGTGGTCACGGCGGGCGATATCGCCGTCGACCACACTGTTGAAATCGTCAACCCGGATCATGTGATCTGCCACCTCACCAAGGATGTGGCACTGAACATGCGTCTGAAGGTTCGCAAGGGCGTCGGCTACCAGCCCGCCAGCGCGCGCCAGCATCCGGATGACGAGACGCGGCCGATCGGCCGTCTGCAGCTTGACGCGTCGTTCGCGCCGGTGCTGCGCGTGGCTTACGAAGTGGACGCCGCTCGCGTTGAGCAGCGCACCAACCTCGACAAGCTCGTGCTCGACATCGAGACGAACGGCACGATCGGTGCTGAAGACGCTGTCCGCAAGGCGGCTGAAATCATCAACGACCAGCTGTCGGTTTTCGGCGATTTCTCGCGCCGCGAGTCCGATTCGACCAAGGCGGAGAAGGGCGGTTTCGATCCGCTGCTGCTCCGTCCGATCGACGACCTCGAACTGACGGTCCGTTCGGCGAACTGCCTGAAGGCGGAGAGCATCTACTACATCGGCGATCTGGTTCAGAAGACCGAAGTGGAGCTGCTCAAGACCCCGAACCTGGGCAAGAAGTCCCTGACCGAAATCAAGGATGTCCTTGGCGGTCGCGGTCTCGCCCTCGGCATGAAGCTCGAAAACTGGCCGCCGCCGGGTCTTTCCCACGGCATGCAGCTGGGCTGA
- a CDS encoding disulfide bond formation protein B — protein MNPLTWSYRSRYLAGFLVCAGLMGFALYAQYQMHLDPCPLCIFQRIAVCVMGLFFLVGALHGPVKKGARTVYAVLITLGGAWGIATAGRHLWLQSLPADQVPACGPGLGYLFDAFPFLKMLKLAFTGSGECAKIEPILGLPMPAWTLIFFIVLTVWAWLALRSTTRSPSSRAVQSATT, from the coding sequence ATGAACCCTCTTACCTGGTCGTACCGCTCGCGATATCTCGCTGGTTTCCTCGTCTGTGCCGGCCTTATGGGCTTCGCGCTTTATGCGCAGTACCAGATGCATCTGGACCCGTGCCCCCTGTGCATCTTCCAGCGCATTGCCGTATGCGTCATGGGTTTGTTCTTCCTGGTGGGTGCACTGCACGGGCCGGTGAAGAAGGGCGCCCGCACGGTCTACGCTGTCCTGATCACGCTGGGCGGCGCGTGGGGTATCGCCACTGCCGGCCGCCATCTCTGGCTGCAGAGCCTTCCCGCCGACCAGGTGCCCGCATGCGGGCCCGGGCTCGGCTACCTGTTCGACGCGTTCCCATTCCTGAAAATGCTCAAGCTCGCATTCACCGGTTCCGGTGAGTGCGCCAAGATCGAGCCGATCCTGGGCCTGCCGATGCCGGCATGGACCCTGATCTTCTTCATTGTCCTCACCGTATGGGCCTGGCTGGCCCTGCGCAGCACCACCCGTTCCCCGTCTTCCCGCGCTGTCCAAAGCGCAACCACGTAG
- the rpsM gene encoding 30S ribosomal protein S13, with protein MARIAGVNLPVQKHVWVGLQSIYGIGRSRAKKVCSDAGVVPTTQIKSLSEGEVEKIRAEVAKYTVEGDLRREIGMAVKRLMDLGCYRGLRHRRGLPVRGQRTRTNARTRKGPRRPIKK; from the coding sequence ATGGCGCGCATCGCGGGTGTCAATTTGCCGGTCCAGAAGCATGTCTGGGTTGGCCTGCAGAGCATTTACGGAATCGGCCGTTCGCGGGCGAAGAAGGTCTGTTCTGACGCTGGCGTGGTTCCGACCACCCAGATCAAGTCGTTGAGCGAAGGCGAGGTCGAAAAGATCCGCGCCGAAGTCGCTAAGTACACGGTCGAGGGCGACCTCCGCCGCGAAATCGGCATGGCAGTCAAGCGTCTGATGGACCTGGGTTGCTACCGTGGCCTGCGCCACCGTCGTGGCCTGCCGGTGCGCGGCCAGCGCACGCGTACCAACGCCCGTACCCGTAAGGGTCCGCGTCGTCCGATCAAGAAGTAA
- the rplF gene encoding 50S ribosomal protein L6, producing MSRVAKKPITLPKGVEITVANGTVSVKGPKGTLTTHELPGVSFSQENGVATVVLADGADDKFGGTARAIVANMVAGVANGFEKKLELVGVGYRAQLQGKAVNLSLGFSHPVVFDAPEGITIEVPTQTEILIKGADKQLVGQVAAKIRAFRSPEPYKGKGVRYAGETIILKEAKKA from the coding sequence ATGTCACGTGTAGCCAAGAAGCCCATCACCCTCCCGAAGGGCGTTGAAATCACGGTCGCCAACGGCACCGTCTCCGTCAAGGGCCCGAAGGGCACCCTGACCACCCACGAACTGCCGGGCGTTTCGTTCTCGCAGGAAAACGGCGTGGCCACGGTCGTTCTGGCCGATGGCGCTGACGACAAGTTCGGCGGTACCGCTCGCGCGATCGTCGCGAACATGGTTGCCGGCGTTGCCAACGGCTTCGAGAAGAAGCTCGAGCTGGTCGGCGTGGGTTACCGCGCGCAGCTGCAGGGCAAGGCCGTTAACCTGTCCCTCGGTTTCTCGCACCCGGTCGTCTTCGACGCGCCGGAAGGCATCACCATCGAAGTCCCGACGCAGACGGAAATCCTTATCAAGGGTGCCGACAAGCAGCTGGTGGGCCAGGTGGCAGCCAAGATCCGCGCTTTCCGTTCGCCGGAGCCCTACAAGGGCAAGGGCGTCCGTTATGCCGGCGAGACGATCATCCTGAAGGAAGCCAAGAAGGCCTAA
- the rpsK gene encoding 30S ribosomal protein S11: MAKPVKTKKKIKRVVTDAVAHVQASFNNTIVTITDRQGNALSWATAGGAGFRGSRKSTPFAAQVAAEKAGRAAGDYGVKTVEVRIKGPGPGRESAVRSLNALGYKVLNIIDVTPIPHNGCRPPKKRRV; encoded by the coding sequence ATGGCTAAGCCGGTTAAGACCAAGAAGAAGATCAAGCGCGTTGTCACGGATGCCGTGGCGCACGTGCAGGCTTCCTTCAACAACACCATCGTCACGATCACCGATCGCCAGGGCAACGCCCTGTCGTGGGCGACCGCAGGCGGCGCGGGTTTCCGCGGCTCCCGCAAGTCGACCCCGTTCGCTGCCCAGGTTGCCGCCGAAAAGGCTGGCCGCGCTGCCGGCGACTACGGTGTGAAGACCGTGGAAGTTCGCATCAAGGGCCCAGGCCCGGGCCGCGAGTCGGCCGTGCGTTCCCTGAATGCGTTGGGCTACAAGGTGCTCAACATTATTGACGTCACGCCGATTCCGCATAACGGCTGCCGTCCCCCCAAGAAGCGTCGCGTCTAA
- the rpsH gene encoding 30S ribosomal protein S8: MSMTDPIADLFTRIRNSQATGKSVVRMPSSKMKLAVAQLLQNEGYVLDARVADENGKPVLEIKLKYFEGRPAIESISRVSRSGLRVYRGKDELPKVLGGLGISIISTSAGLLTDAQARAKGLGGEVIGQVA, translated from the coding sequence ATGAGCATGACTGATCCCATCGCCGATCTGTTTACGCGCATCCGCAATAGCCAGGCCACTGGCAAGTCGGTTGTCCGTATGCCGTCGTCGAAGATGAAGCTGGCCGTTGCCCAGCTGCTGCAGAACGAAGGCTACGTTCTGGACGCCCGCGTCGCCGATGAAAACGGCAAGCCGGTTCTCGAAATCAAGCTGAAGTACTTCGAAGGCCGTCCGGCCATCGAATCCATTTCCCGTGTCAGCCGTTCGGGTCTCCGCGTCTACCGCGGCAAGGACGAGCTGCCGAAGGTCCTCGGTGGCCTGGGTATTTCGATCATCTCCACCTCCGCCGGTCTGCTGACCGACGCGCAGGCCCGCGCCAAGGGTCTGGGTGGCGAAGTCATCGGCCAGGTGGCGTAA